CAGTCCGAGGCGGTGCCGTCAAGCCCGGTTCCCGAGCCGCGCGTCACCTGTGTGACGGTGAGCCCGGCGGCGGCGAGCAGGGCGCGCAGCTCGGCCTCGGTGTAATAGGTGTAGAACCGTCCGAGCCGGTCGCGTTTCTCGCCCGTGCCTTCCTTGAGCGTGAGTCCGAGCAGCCCGCCGGGCTTCAGTGCCCGGGCGATGGCGGCGAGGTGGCGGGGCATGTAGGCGCGGGGCGCGTGCAGCAGGCTGAAGCTGGCCCAGATGCCGTCATAGGCGCTCTCTGCCGTCAGATCGTCGAAACTGCCCTGCCGTGCCGACACGCCGGGGCGGGCGGCGGCGAGGCGGACCATCTCGGCTGAGGCGTCGAGCGCCTCGACGGTGCAGCCCTGCGCCGCCATATGCGCCGCGTCGAGCCCCGGGCCGCAGCCGAAATCCAGCACATGCGCGGCCTCGGGCAGGGCGGTCACGAAGGCGCGGAGCGTCGGATAGGGCTCTTGCCGTGCCATATCGGCGTAATCGGCGGCGCGGGTCTCGTAGACGCGCAGGGTCTCGTCGTCGCTCACCGGAACACCCCCACGAGCAGGCAGGCGATGACCGCCAGTGTCATCGGCAGGCGCAGCCGCATCCACCAGCCGGGCGCCAGCCCCCAGCGCCAGAACTGCCAGTCGAGCGCCAGCAGGCCGAGATAGCCGAAGATCAGGTTCATCGCCGCCGAGACCGGTCCGCCGCCGGCCATGAAGAATGCCCAGAGCGCCGGGATGACCGAGAGCGCATAGCAGATCGCCGCCTGTTCGGCGCGCGCCTTGGTGGCAAAGCCCCAGAGCACGCCGGACATGAAGGCGAGGATGACCTGACCGTAATTCAGCTGCACATAGGGCGCGACGAAGCGGCCCCCGAGGGTGCTGTAGGCGAGGTCATAGGCCGGGTCGATCAGCAGGGTGGCGACGCCCCAGAGGAAGGGCAGCAGCCCCGCAATGGCGAGGAGCAGCGCGCTGCGCGGGATCGGGGCGGTCATGCGCGCTCCATTGCGAGGCGCCCGGCGAGCAGTGCGAAGATCGCCGCAAAGGACCGGTTGAGCCAGCGCATGGCACGCTCGCTGCCGAGCAGCCAGTCGCGGGCGCGGGCGGCGAAGAGCCCGTAGAGCACGAAGACCGCAAAGGTCATCGCCATGAAGACGCCGCCCAGCAGCAGCATCTCGGCATTGGCGCTGGCCGGGTTGCCCGACAGGAAGGGCGGCAGCAGCGCGAGAAAGAACAGCGACAGCTTGGGGTTGAGGATATTGAGCAGCGCGCCGCGCTTGGCGGTGCGGGGGCCGGTCTCGGACCGTTGCGAGGCGGTGACCGCGAGCGCCCCGGTGGAGCGCAGCGCCTGAAACGCCAGCCAGAGCAGGTAGGCGGCACCGGCGAGCTTCACGGTGGTGAAGAGCAGGGCGGAGGTGTGCAGCAGCGCCGCCAGCCCCAGCATCGCCGCCAGCAGATGCGGCACGATCCCGAAGGTGCAGCCGAGCGCCGCCCAG
The window above is part of the Salipiger abyssi genome. Proteins encoded here:
- a CDS encoding LysE family translocator, which gives rise to MISAQFLLTALVVVLAPGAGVVYTLAIGLGQGRRAAIWAALGCTFGIVPHLLAAMLGLAALLHTSALLFTTVKLAGAAYLLWLAFQALRSTGALAVTASQRSETGPRTAKRGALLNILNPKLSLFFLALLPPFLSGNPASANAEMLLLGGVFMAMTFAVFVLYGLFAARARDWLLGSERAMRWLNRSFAAIFALLAGRLAMERA
- a CDS encoding DUF3429 domain-containing protein, which produces MTAPIPRSALLLAIAGLLPFLWGVATLLIDPAYDLAYSTLGGRFVAPYVQLNYGQVILAFMSGVLWGFATKARAEQAAICYALSVIPALWAFFMAGGGPVSAAMNLIFGYLGLLALDWQFWRWGLAPGWWMRLRLPMTLAVIACLLVGVFR
- a CDS encoding class I SAM-dependent methyltransferase — encoded protein: MSDDETLRVYETRAADYADMARQEPYPTLRAFVTALPEAAHVLDFGCGPGLDAAHMAAQGCTVEALDASAEMVRLAAARPGVSARQGSFDDLTAESAYDGIWASFSLLHAPRAYMPRHLAAIARALKPGGLLGLTLKEGTGEKRDRLGRFYTYYTEAELRALLAAAGLTVTQVTRGSGTGLDGTASDWISVTAHA